A single genomic interval of Roseomonas aeriglobus harbors:
- the grpE gene encoding nucleotide exchange factor GrpE translates to MNEETKTEDAGLTAEAVDLRGETADAAPEVADHDRITQLEAELAEAKAAVLYARADAQNMVRRAEKSAQDSRDYAVTGFARDLLSVADNLSRGLDAIPAELRADEKMKGLVTGLEATGRELDSVFGRHGITKVESLGQKLDPNRHQAMFEVPSADAEPGTVVQEIQAGYMLKDRLLRPALVGVAKAG, encoded by the coding sequence ATGAACGAAGAAACCAAGACCGAAGATGCCGGCCTGACCGCAGAGGCCGTGGACCTGCGCGGCGAAACGGCGGATGCCGCCCCCGAAGTCGCCGACCACGATCGCATCACCCAGCTCGAAGCGGAACTGGCCGAAGCCAAGGCCGCGGTACTCTATGCTCGCGCCGACGCGCAGAACATGGTGCGCCGCGCCGAAAAGTCCGCGCAGGATTCGCGCGACTATGCGGTCACCGGGTTCGCTCGCGACCTGCTGTCGGTTGCCGACAATCTGTCGCGCGGGCTGGACGCAATCCCGGCCGAGCTGCGCGCCGACGAGAAGATGAAGGGCCTGGTGACCGGCCTGGAGGCGACCGGGCGGGAGCTCGACAGCGTGTTCGGTCGACATGGCATCACCAAGGTCGAGTCACTCGGCCAGAAGCTCGACCCCAATCGTCACCAGGCGATGTTCGAAGTGCCGTCGGCGGATGCCGAGCCTGGCACCGTCGTGCAGGAAATCCAGGCCGGCTACATGCTGAAGGACCGTCTGTTGCGCCCGGCGCTGGTCGGGGTCGCGAAGGCGGGGTAA
- the hrcA gene encoding heat-inducible transcriptional repressor HrcA: MTPTFPELSDRARDVFRLVVQSYLDSGQPVGSKTIAQVSGLNLSPASIRGVMQDLEETGLLAAPHTSAGRMPTQTGLRLFVDGMMHAVAPSEQERATIHASARGGGPVEEAIAATTAALSGLSACAGLVLVPRREPVLRQFGFVPLGPARALAVLVGDDGSVENRVIDLPGEVPPSALEAAANFLNVRAAGATLSDIRQRIGREIAAERAALDGAARALVERGIAVLSEDGARRPVLIVRGQANLIDPAAAADLDRVRGLLDELEGKEEIMRLLDSAREGQAARIFIGSENKLFALSGSSVIAQPVRAIDEQVVGVVGVIGPTRLNYARVVPMVDFTAATLARLLA, from the coding sequence GTGACGCCGACCTTCCCAGAACTCAGCGACCGAGCGCGCGACGTCTTCCGGCTGGTGGTTCAGTCATATCTCGATTCCGGACAGCCGGTGGGGTCGAAGACGATCGCGCAGGTATCGGGCCTCAACCTGTCGCCCGCCTCGATCCGTGGCGTCATGCAGGATCTGGAGGAGACGGGCCTGCTCGCTGCGCCGCATACTTCTGCCGGGCGGATGCCGACGCAGACCGGGCTGCGCCTGTTCGTCGACGGCATGATGCACGCGGTCGCCCCGTCGGAGCAGGAACGCGCGACGATCCACGCCAGCGCGCGGGGCGGCGGGCCGGTCGAGGAAGCGATCGCGGCGACCACTGCCGCACTGTCGGGCCTGTCGGCCTGTGCCGGCCTTGTCCTCGTACCCCGCCGGGAGCCGGTTCTGCGCCAGTTCGGCTTCGTGCCGCTTGGCCCGGCCCGTGCGCTCGCGGTGCTGGTCGGCGATGACGGGTCCGTCGAGAACCGCGTGATCGACCTGCCGGGGGAGGTTCCGCCGTCCGCGCTGGAGGCCGCCGCCAATTTTCTAAACGTCCGCGCTGCCGGCGCAACGCTGAGCGACATTCGCCAGCGCATCGGTCGCGAGATCGCCGCGGAACGCGCCGCGCTCGATGGTGCCGCTCGCGCGCTGGTCGAACGCGGCATTGCGGTATTGAGCGAAGACGGCGCGCGCCGCCCCGTGTTGATCGTCCGCGGTCAGGCAAATCTCATCGATCCTGCCGCCGCCGCCGACCTGGACCGCGTCCGCGGCCTGCTCGATGAGCTGGAGGGCAAGGAGGAGATCATGCGCCTGCTCGATTCAGCGCGCGAGGGGCAGGCTGCGCGTATCTTTATCGGGTCGGAGAACAAGCTTTTCGCGCTGTCGGGATCGTCCGTCATCGCCCAGCCCGTGCGCGCGATCGACGAGCAGGTGGTGGGCGTCGTCGGCGTGATCGGTCCGACGCGGTTGAACTATGCGCGGGTCGTGCCCATGGTGGATTTCACGGCCGCCACGCTCGCACGACTGCTGGCGTGA
- the rph gene encoding ribonuclease PH, with product MRPSGRAPDEMRAITITPNFTRHAEGSVLIAFGDTKVLVTASIEEKVPPFLRGKGEGWVTAEYGMLPRATHTRGAREAAKGKQSGRTQEIQRLIGRSLRAVTDLKLLGERQIVLDCDVIQADGGTRTAAISGAWVALRLAVDKLMASGKLTTDPILHKVAAVSCGMYQGQAVLDLDYPEDSNAEADANFVLLDDGKIAEAQATAEGACYDEESLLRLLRLARIGCAQIFAAQDKATGR from the coding sequence ATGCGACCTTCCGGCCGTGCGCCCGACGAAATGCGCGCCATCACGATAACCCCGAACTTCACGCGTCATGCCGAAGGATCGGTGCTGATCGCGTTCGGCGATACCAAGGTGCTGGTCACCGCCTCGATCGAGGAAAAGGTGCCGCCGTTCCTGCGCGGTAAGGGCGAGGGTTGGGTGACGGCCGAATACGGCATGCTCCCGCGGGCGACCCACACCCGCGGCGCGCGGGAAGCGGCCAAGGGCAAGCAGTCCGGGCGGACTCAGGAGATTCAGCGCCTGATCGGCCGCAGCTTGCGGGCGGTCACCGACCTGAAGCTGCTGGGCGAGCGTCAGATCGTGCTCGACTGCGACGTCATCCAGGCCGACGGGGGCACGCGCACCGCGGCGATCTCCGGTGCCTGGGTCGCGCTGCGCCTGGCGGTCGACAAACTGATGGCGTCGGGCAAGCTGACGACCGACCCGATCCTGCATAAGGTCGCGGCGGTCAGCTGCGGCATGTATCAGGGTCAGGCGGTGCTCGACCTCGACTATCCCGAAGATTCGAACGCCGAAGCCGACGCCAACTTCGTGCTGCTCGACGACGGCAAGATTGCCGAAGCTCAGGCGACCGCGGAAGGCGCCTGCTACGACGAGGAGAGCCTGTTGCGCTTGCTGCGGCTCGCCCGCATCGGCTGCGCGCAGATTTTCGCCGCGCAGGACAAGGCGACCGGGCGATGA
- the rdgB gene encoding RdgB/HAM1 family non-canonical purine NTP pyrophosphatase, which produces MSGEGPEPQAIRKLAPGKLVIASHNEGKVREIRELLLPYGMDVVSAGELDLPEPEETGTTFVANAELKALQAADLSGFPALSDDSGLCVEALGGDPGIFSARWGGPDKDFGHAMRLVEDRLAEKGPEASRDAHFICALALAWPDGHVEWFEGRVDGTLVWPPRGDKGHGYDPVFVANGHDETFGEMDQAVKNDISHRADAFRQLVAAVF; this is translated from the coding sequence ATGAGCGGCGAGGGACCAGAACCCCAGGCGATCCGCAAGCTCGCTCCTGGCAAGCTCGTCATCGCCAGCCATAACGAGGGCAAGGTCCGCGAAATTCGTGAACTGCTGCTGCCCTATGGCATGGATGTCGTCTCGGCGGGCGAACTCGACCTGCCCGAGCCCGAGGAGACCGGCACGACCTTCGTCGCTAATGCCGAGCTGAAAGCGCTGCAGGCGGCCGACCTGTCGGGTTTTCCGGCGCTCAGCGACGACAGCGGGCTGTGCGTCGAGGCGCTGGGCGGTGACCCCGGCATCTTTTCCGCGCGCTGGGGCGGGCCGGACAAGGACTTCGGACACGCGATGCGGCTGGTCGAGGACCGGCTGGCAGAGAAGGGCCCCGAAGCTTCCCGCGATGCGCACTTCATCTGCGCGCTGGCGCTGGCCTGGCCCGACGGGCATGTCGAATGGTTCGAAGGCCGGGTCGACGGCACGCTCGTCTGGCCGCCCCGTGGGGACAAGGGGCATGGCTATGATCCGGTCTTCGTCGCCAACGGTCATGACGAAACCTTCGGCGAAATGGATCAGGCGGTGAAGAACGACATCAGCCACCGTGCGGACGCCTTCCGCCAGTTGGTCGCGGCGGTTTTCTGA
- a CDS encoding 5'-methylthioadenosine/S-adenosylhomocysteine nucleosidase, with protein MVPHVEVAEEHYLHGRTVIVGRMAGRDVILAQTGVSMVNAAMTTQALLDRFAVSRIVVSGVGGGLDPANDVGRVLAPARWGQFLEVGMGRATPTGPVLPPLPGATDLPPFGMMIPRDVIVGHADEAERGRRWFDADPVLLEVARSFESTHDLRVGGAGLSGTAFVDNAAYRDYLHATFGASVLDMESAAVAQVAFANRVPFIVFRSLSDLAGGEDHANHLPDWLDRACANVASVTRAFIAALSDE; from the coding sequence ATGGTGCCGCATGTGGAGGTGGCGGAGGAGCATTACCTGCACGGCCGCACGGTGATCGTCGGTCGGATGGCGGGTCGCGACGTCATTCTGGCGCAGACCGGCGTCAGCATGGTCAACGCAGCGATGACGACGCAGGCGCTGCTCGATCGCTTCGCCGTGTCGCGGATCGTCGTGTCCGGCGTCGGCGGCGGGCTCGACCCGGCGAACGATGTCGGGCGCGTGCTGGCGCCGGCACGATGGGGGCAGTTTCTGGAGGTCGGGATGGGCCGCGCGACGCCCACGGGGCCCGTGCTGCCGCCGCTGCCCGGCGCAACCGATCTGCCGCCCTTCGGCATGATGATCCCGCGCGATGTGATCGTAGGGCACGCGGACGAAGCGGAACGCGGGCGCCGCTGGTTTGATGCGGATCCGGTGTTGCTCGAAGTCGCCCGATCGTTCGAGAGCACGCATGACTTGCGCGTCGGCGGAGCGGGTCTGAGCGGAACGGCGTTCGTCGATAATGCGGCGTACCGCGACTATCTCCACGCGACGTTCGGTGCATCGGTGCTCGACATGGAAAGCGCCGCCGTCGCGCAGGTCGCTTTCGCGAACCGCGTGCCCTTCATCGTTTTCCGCAGTCTGTCCGACCTGGCGGGGGGCGAAGACCATGCGAACCACCTGCCCGACTGGCTGGACCGCGCGTGCGCCAATGTCGCTTCGGTGACACGCGCCTTCATCGCCGCGCTGTCCGACGAATAA
- a CDS encoding DUF1501 domain-containing protein, with protein sequence MKLTRRDFATFIAGTGAAAALGQLARTASAAPNGSYRAMVGVFLFGGNDGWNMVVPTDSRYAGYASSRGTVALAQNKLTALDGSAFALHPAMSALNSVWAEGALNVVLNTGTLYAPLNKSLYQSRSDLRPTNLQSHSDEQAHWQGLRARSDNFDGFMGRIADRAAQTATPALISLGGSNLAVIGQRSSPLILPSTGTLSRTGYSAGISAKNSAIDAFASAAGMGTIADVTAKQITSAYTQATTANSILTATSSVDAFFVNPTTGATLTSDVARQLLRVARLIEARSTLGHDRQTFFVTQGGYDNHSTQVNTDTSTGTHANLLGELAMALAAFYKAMKSMGMAENVTAFTMSDFGRTFRGNAQMGTDHAWGSNHLVVSGNLRPKLAHGIYPSTVLGGADDVSSEGRFIPTIAQEEYLGAIAKWHGVADGDLGYVLPNWSTWTANGRGPLGLFA encoded by the coding sequence ATGAAACTCACCCGTCGCGATTTCGCTACCTTCATCGCCGGCACCGGTGCGGCGGCCGCACTTGGTCAGCTTGCCCGAACCGCTTCTGCTGCGCCCAACGGCAGCTACCGCGCCATGGTCGGCGTGTTCCTGTTCGGCGGCAACGACGGCTGGAACATGGTCGTGCCGACCGACAGCCGCTACGCGGGCTATGCGAGTTCGCGCGGCACCGTGGCGCTCGCGCAGAACAAGCTGACCGCGCTCGATGGCTCGGCCTTTGCCCTGCATCCGGCGATGTCGGCGCTGAACAGCGTGTGGGCGGAAGGCGCGCTGAATGTGGTTCTCAACACCGGCACGCTCTACGCCCCGCTGAACAAGTCGCTGTACCAAAGCCGCAGCGACCTGCGCCCGACCAACCTGCAGAGCCATTCGGACGAGCAGGCGCATTGGCAGGGGCTGCGGGCGCGTAGCGACAATTTCGACGGCTTCATGGGCCGGATCGCGGATCGCGCCGCGCAGACAGCGACGCCGGCGTTGATCTCGCTCGGCGGTTCGAACCTGGCGGTCATCGGCCAGCGCAGTTCGCCGCTGATCCTGCCATCGACCGGCACGCTGTCGCGCACCGGCTATAGTGCAGGCATTTCGGCCAAGAACAGCGCGATCGATGCCTTTGCCAGCGCCGCCGGCATGGGCACCATTGCCGACGTCACCGCGAAGCAGATCACGTCCGCCTACACACAGGCGACGACCGCCAACTCGATCCTGACCGCGACCAGCAGCGTCGATGCGTTCTTCGTCAATCCGACAACGGGCGCAACGCTGACCAGCGACGTCGCCCGGCAACTGCTGCGCGTCGCGCGGTTGATCGAGGCGCGATCGACTCTGGGCCACGACCGCCAGACCTTCTTCGTGACGCAGGGTGGTTACGACAATCACTCGACCCAGGTGAACACCGATACGTCCACCGGCACCCACGCCAATTTGCTCGGCGAGCTCGCGATGGCCCTCGCCGCCTTCTACAAGGCGATGAAGTCGATGGGCATGGCGGAGAACGTCACCGCATTCACGATGAGCGATTTTGGCCGCACGTTCAGAGGCAATGCCCAGATGGGCACCGACCACGCCTGGGGCAGCAACCATTTGGTCGTTTCGGGCAACCTGCGGCCGAAACTGGCGCATGGCATCTATCCCTCGACCGTGCTGGGGGGGGCCGACGACGTTTCATCCGAAGGCCGGTTCATCCCGACGATTGCGCAGGAGGAATATCTGGGCGCGATCGCGAAGTGGCACGGGGTGGCGGACGGTGACCTCGGCTATGTCCTTCCCAACTGGTCGACATGGACCGCCAACGGGCGCGGGCCGCTAGGGCTATTTGCCTAA